The Acidobacteriota bacterium genome segment CGAGAGCCGCTCCCGCAAGAACCTGCTGGAGCTGGCCGGAACGCTGGAGTTCGCACCGGACTTCGATCACAAGGCGCTGCGCGGATTGCGCGGCGATGCCGACCGTGTTGATCGTTGACACATCGCTC includes the following:
- a CDS encoding type II toxin-antitoxin system VapB family antitoxin, giving the protein MRTNIVLDDALVRRAMKLTGARTKREVVHVALTSLVESRSRKNLLELAGTLEFAPDFDHKALRGLRGDADRVDR